A window of the Longimicrobiales bacterium genome harbors these coding sequences:
- a CDS encoding DUF5715 family protein, which yields MRRVLLAVLVLMTVACADESADTVEVTAGAGGDELRSGVEEVLDDAIARIAQLSDSIDDILQPVPLLTPGQEAALRRFGNDAQLARARSLGARPADSMELAALRQSGRLVALEDSTELWAVRELDHSAALVTPDAHALLTRIAERFQERITALGLPRYRLEVTSVLRTADSQSALRQTNPNAAAGTSTHEFGTTLDIAYSSFAAPRDPELGIDTSGAPWLAPRLEWFAAASLEAAAARKSRELQAILGAVLLDMQQAGDVMVTLERQQPVYHLTVARRLTAE from the coding sequence TTGCGTCGCGTTCTACTCGCTGTTCTTGTTCTGATGACGGTTGCCTGTGCCGACGAGTCTGCCGATACGGTGGAGGTGACTGCCGGCGCGGGTGGCGACGAGCTGCGTTCCGGCGTGGAGGAGGTACTCGATGACGCTATCGCACGCATCGCTCAGCTGAGCGATTCCATCGACGATATCCTTCAGCCTGTTCCGCTGCTCACGCCAGGGCAGGAGGCGGCGCTGCGGCGGTTCGGCAATGATGCACAGCTGGCACGGGCGCGCTCTCTCGGTGCGCGGCCGGCGGACAGCATGGAGCTGGCGGCGCTGCGTCAAAGCGGACGGCTGGTGGCGCTGGAGGACAGTACGGAGCTGTGGGCAGTGCGGGAGCTGGACCATTCGGCCGCGCTGGTGACGCCGGATGCGCACGCGCTGCTGACACGCATCGCGGAGCGGTTCCAGGAACGCATCACGGCGTTGGGCCTGCCGCGCTACCGCCTCGAGGTCACATCCGTGCTGCGCACGGCCGACTCGCAGTCGGCGCTGCGGCAGACGAATCCGAACGCCGCGGCGGGCACGAGCACGCACGAATTCGGGACCACGCTCGATATCGCCTACAGCAGCTTCGCAGCGCCGCGGGACCCGGAGCTGGGGATCGACACTTCAGGCGCGCCCTGGCTCGCCCCGAGGCTGGAATGGTTCGCGGCCGCGAGCCTGGAAGCGGCGGCAGCGCGCAAGTCGCGTGAGCTTCAGGCGATACTCGGTGCCGTGCTGCTGGACATGCAACAGGCCGGCGACGTGATGGTCACGCTCGAGCGGCAGCAGCCGGTATATCATCTTACCGTGGCGCGCCGTCTGACGGCGGAATAG
- a CDS encoding CHASE domain-containing protein, with amino-acid sequence MKRVEKQVAGVPVRGRARIRVHGTPWLVLVASVALTLTAAAVVSRSARERDEGRFRNAMQAANDRIEGRINVYIASLRGGVALFAASDTVTEDEFRRYVDRLDIHNSFPGIQGIGYSTREAYGLPGERDELHAIRYLEPSDARNQAALGFDMYEETTRRLAMRRARDLGEAALSGRVRLVQEIFGDPQPGFLIYLPVYAMGAIPTTVERRRAELVGFIYAPFRANDLFDGIFGSEQFPRVSFTVYDAVTTDSGAVLHSSLHAPGHTPHHTGVSRLEIGGRIWTVIYESQPMFERGSGRFLIPLGTLAGLLFSGWLFWLARRLSHQRHIAEEASYAKSAFLANMSHELRTPLNAISGYVDLMQLGIPDPVSAAQQEYLSRIQRAQQHLLTLINDVLNFAKLEAGRIEFRMAPTRVAVTVSDAMSMLLPSAGPAGIQLESREGPDVWVAGDEEKIRQILLNLMSNAIKFTDAGGRVDVFWKRTDDRVNICVRDTGIGIDNAEHERIFDAFMQADSDLTRERQGTGLGLSISRALARGMSGDLTVASRVGEGSTFTLTLPLAPPPGSATD; translated from the coding sequence GTGAAGCGGGTAGAGAAGCAGGTGGCGGGGGTTCCTGTGCGTGGGCGTGCGCGTATCCGGGTCCATGGCACGCCGTGGCTCGTGCTCGTGGCATCCGTTGCGCTCACTCTCACTGCGGCGGCGGTGGTGTCGCGCAGTGCGCGCGAGCGCGACGAGGGTCGTTTCCGAAATGCCATGCAGGCGGCGAACGACCGCATTGAAGGCCGCATCAACGTTTACATCGCGTCCCTCCGCGGAGGTGTCGCGCTCTTTGCCGCATCGGACACAGTCACGGAAGACGAATTCCGCAGGTACGTCGACCGCCTCGACATCCACAACAGCTTTCCAGGCATCCAGGGCATCGGCTACAGCACCCGCGAGGCGTACGGACTCCCCGGCGAGCGTGACGAGCTTCACGCGATCCGCTACCTGGAGCCGAGTGACGCGCGCAACCAGGCAGCCCTGGGATTCGACATGTACGAGGAGACGACGCGCCGGCTGGCGATGCGCAGGGCGCGCGACCTCGGTGAGGCAGCACTGTCAGGCCGTGTCCGCCTCGTGCAGGAAATATTCGGTGATCCGCAGCCCGGCTTCCTGATCTACCTGCCGGTCTACGCCATGGGGGCGATACCTACGACTGTGGAAAGGCGCCGTGCCGAGCTGGTGGGGTTCATCTACGCGCCGTTTCGCGCCAATGATCTGTTCGACGGGATATTCGGATCCGAACAGTTCCCGCGCGTCAGCTTCACCGTCTACGACGCCGTGACCACCGACTCCGGGGCCGTGCTGCACAGCTCGCTGCACGCCCCGGGTCACACCCCCCACCACACCGGCGTTTCCCGGCTGGAGATCGGCGGCCGCATCTGGACGGTGATCTATGAGTCGCAGCCCATGTTCGAGCGCGGCTCCGGTCGCTTCCTCATTCCGCTCGGCACACTCGCCGGTCTGCTGTTCAGCGGCTGGCTGTTCTGGCTGGCACGTCGGCTGTCGCACCAGCGACACATCGCGGAGGAGGCCAGTTACGCGAAGAGTGCATTTCTCGCCAACATGAGTCACGAGCTGCGCACCCCGCTCAACGCGATCAGCGGTTACGTCGATCTCATGCAGCTCGGCATTCCCGACCCCGTCTCAGCCGCGCAGCAGGAGTATCTCTCCCGCATCCAGCGAGCTCAGCAGCACCTGCTGACGCTGATCAACGATGTGCTGAACTTCGCGAAGCTCGAGGCCGGCCGCATCGAATTCCGCATGGCGCCGACGCGCGTGGCGGTCACCGTGTCGGACGCGATGTCAATGCTGCTGCCATCAGCCGGGCCGGCCGGCATCCAGCTCGAGTCCCGCGAAGGTCCCGACGTCTGGGTGGCCGGCGACGAGGAGAAGATCAGACAGATCCTGCTCAACCTGATGTCGAACGCCATCAAGTTCACGGACGCCGGTGGTCGCGTCGATGTGTTCTGGAAGCGAACGGACGATCGTGTGAACATCTGCGTGCGCGACACCGGCATCGGGATCGACAATGCGGAGCACGAGCGGATCTTCGACGCGTTCATGCAGGCAGACTCGGATCTGACGCGGGAGCGGCAGGGCACCGGCCTGGGGCTGTCCATCTCGCGCGCACTCGCCCGCGGGATGAGCGGCGATCTTACGGTGGCGAGCCGGGTGGGCGAGGGTAGCACGTTCACGCTGACGCTGCCGCTCGCTCCACCGCCCGGGTCTGCAACGGACTGA
- a CDS encoding PAS domain S-box protein, which translates to MATSPQPHDTAARADNLDMTGSSPASMRAALQQMEERYRLFADNVQDLISLHDQAGAFLYVSPSATQLLGYAPDELVGQSVYDLVVPEDVTKLREAHEAIARREGGAPAVYRVRRRDGAIIWCETRARVAMNEHTGVPWRIVAVTRDITERHAFEQHLMQSHKMEALGRLAGGIAHDFNNVLTVIAGHAELLTTCLDEATPERDHAEFIREAAHRAATLTRQLLAFGRGKGRDNRLTDLNASVLDVQPMLARLIGSDIAIVHQLEPSLLAVRCDPAAIEQVLVNLAVNARDAMPGGGTLTFRTENVTIAPGDRPALSPGRYVQLAVTDDGVGMEPDIASRAFEPFFTTKDPDAGTGLGLSTVYSIMRQLGGDVSVRSKPGTGTVFRLLFPGHDVPVPKPADAPTTTGASLHGQGTVLVAEDDPGVRALVVATLQRYGYNVMAAVDGLQALELFRTYGHVIDLIVTDVNMPELRGPEFIAAVAGEGAALPVLYISGFTAETLRLRDAAPRHAFLAKPFAPADLARAVLRLRQ; encoded by the coding sequence TTGGCAACGTCGCCCCAGCCGCACGATACTGCCGCCCGCGCTGACAATCTCGACATGACCGGGTCGAGCCCGGCATCCATGCGCGCCGCCCTCCAGCAGATGGAGGAGCGCTACCGTCTGTTCGCCGACAATGTGCAGGACCTGATATCGCTCCACGACCAGGCGGGCGCGTTCCTGTATGTCTCGCCTTCCGCGACACAGCTCCTGGGCTATGCGCCGGATGAGCTCGTCGGGCAATCGGTCTACGATCTGGTGGTCCCCGAGGATGTGACGAAGCTGCGCGAGGCGCACGAGGCCATCGCCCGGCGCGAAGGCGGTGCGCCGGCCGTCTACCGCGTGCGGCGCCGTGATGGGGCCATCATCTGGTGCGAGACGCGGGCGCGCGTGGCGATGAACGAACACACGGGCGTGCCGTGGCGCATAGTTGCCGTCACGCGTGACATCACGGAGCGGCACGCGTTCGAGCAGCATCTGATGCAGTCGCACAAGATGGAAGCGCTCGGCCGCCTGGCGGGCGGAATCGCGCACGACTTCAACAACGTGCTGACCGTGATCGCGGGACACGCGGAGCTGTTGACGACCTGCCTGGACGAGGCGACGCCCGAGCGCGACCACGCCGAGTTCATCCGCGAGGCGGCACACCGCGCAGCAACACTGACGCGTCAGCTGCTCGCGTTCGGCCGCGGCAAGGGGCGGGACAACCGGCTCACGGACCTGAACGCGAGCGTGCTGGACGTGCAGCCGATGCTGGCACGCCTGATTGGCAGCGACATCGCTATCGTGCATCAGCTCGAGCCCAGCCTGCTTGCAGTACGCTGCGATCCGGCCGCCATCGAACAGGTTCTCGTCAACCTGGCCGTCAATGCACGCGATGCCATGCCGGGCGGAGGCACATTGACGTTCCGCACGGAAAACGTCACCATCGCGCCCGGCGACCGCCCGGCTCTGTCCCCGGGACGGTATGTGCAGCTGGCCGTCACGGATGACGGTGTGGGCATGGAGCCCGACATCGCTTCACGCGCGTTCGAGCCATTCTTCACGACCAAGGATCCGGATGCCGGTACCGGCCTCGGTCTCAGCACCGTGTATAGCATCATGCGGCAGCTCGGCGGCGATGTCAGTGTGAGATCGAAGCCGGGCACGGGCACCGTGTTCCGGCTCCTGTTCCCCGGTCACGATGTGCCCGTGCCGAAGCCGGCCGATGCGCCGACGACCACCGGCGCGAGCCTGCACGGCCAGGGCACAGTGCTCGTCGCGGAGGATGATCCCGGCGTGCGTGCGCTCGTGGTCGCTACACTGCAACGATACGGCTACAATGTGATGGCCGCCGTGGATGGGCTCCAGGCGCTCGAGCTGTTCCGCACCTACGGCCATGTCATCGATCTCATCGTGACCGACGTCAACATGCCGGAGCTGCGCGGACCCGAGTTCATCGCCGCTGTCGCGGGGGAGGGTGCTGCCCTTCCGGTCCTGTACATTTCCGGGTTCACTGCCGAGACGCTGCGGCTTCGTGACGCGGCGCCACGCCACGCGTTCCTCGCCAAACCGTTCGCTCCCGCAGACCTCGCACGGGCCGTCCTGCGGCTGCGTCAGTAG
- a CDS encoding choice-of-anchor V domain-containing protein → MTRSERRFGSALALTCLTCALLLGSVSRGGAERERPPPAYTGGFSEPLCTECHLTADVNDGDGTLSVEGLPRWYEPGGTYLLTITLTQEYLTAAGFQMAVRLEAGRHAGRQAGSLAAAPADTGRVDVTTAGAVQYVHHVYAGTMPVAPDTARWHVVWTAPDSGTVVFHLAANAADDDDSPMGDMIYATSLHTASR, encoded by the coding sequence GTGACCCGCTCCGAGCGCCGCTTCGGCTCCGCACTCGCACTCACCTGTCTAACATGCGCGCTCCTGCTCGGCTCCGTTTCGCGCGGCGGCGCCGAGCGCGAGCGTCCTCCGCCAGCGTACACCGGCGGCTTCTCCGAACCTCTCTGCACCGAGTGCCACCTCACCGCCGACGTGAACGACGGCGACGGCACGCTCTCCGTTGAAGGCCTGCCCCGCTGGTACGAGCCGGGCGGAACCTATCTGCTCACGATAACCCTCACGCAGGAGTATCTGACGGCGGCCGGTTTCCAGATGGCCGTGCGCCTCGAGGCCGGCAGGCACGCAGGCAGACAGGCCGGATCCCTGGCCGCGGCGCCTGCCGACACGGGGCGTGTGGACGTGACCACGGCCGGAGCGGTGCAATACGTCCACCACGTGTACGCCGGCACCATGCCGGTTGCGCCGGACACCGCGCGCTGGCACGTCGTATGGACGGCGCCCGACTCGGGCACTGTCGTGTTCCATCTGGCCGCTAACGCGGCCGATGATGACGACTCCCCCATGGGCGACATGATCTACGCGACGTCGCTGCACACCGCCTCCAGATGA
- a CDS encoding calcium/sodium antiporter, with protein MSLLTLVLFVAGIVLLISGAELLVRGASRLAVAVGITPLVVGLTVVAFGTGSPELAVGVQASLAGKADITVGNVVGSNIFNVLFILGISALVVPLIVSQQLVRLDVPIMIVVSLGLLLMAVDGVIGRGEGVILLASSIAYTWLLIRISRRETAKIHSEYEQAYGHPADSDHGRWYIHVLLIVAGFALLVIGSEWLVAGAVSIAGALGVSELIISLTIIAAGTSLPEVATSIIAGLRGERDIAVGNVVGSNLFNILVVVGTAATVSRDGLLVAAPAINFDIPVMVAAAVLCLPIFFLNYRIARWEGALFLSYYIFYTLYLVLATSQHDALPAFSMLMKYFVIPLTFGTVGFALLREMQRRRANGTSASC; from the coding sequence ATGTCGCTACTTACGCTGGTTCTTTTTGTTGCCGGAATAGTACTTCTCATCTCGGGCGCGGAGCTGCTGGTGCGCGGCGCGTCACGCCTGGCCGTGGCCGTCGGCATCACCCCGCTCGTCGTCGGGCTCACGGTGGTGGCGTTCGGCACGGGCTCGCCGGAGCTGGCCGTAGGCGTTCAGGCGAGCCTCGCCGGCAAGGCCGACATCACGGTCGGCAACGTCGTCGGCAGCAACATCTTCAATGTGCTGTTCATCCTCGGCATTTCCGCGCTCGTGGTGCCACTGATCGTGTCGCAGCAGCTCGTGCGGCTGGACGTGCCGATCATGATCGTGGTGTCGCTCGGCCTGTTGCTGATGGCCGTCGACGGCGTGATCGGCCGCGGCGAGGGCGTGATTCTGCTGGCGAGCAGCATCGCCTATACGTGGCTGCTGATCCGCATCAGCCGGCGCGAGACGGCCAAGATCCACTCCGAGTACGAGCAGGCGTACGGCCACCCGGCCGATTCCGACCACGGCCGCTGGTACATCCACGTGCTGCTCATCGTGGCCGGGTTCGCGCTCCTTGTCATCGGGTCGGAGTGGCTGGTCGCCGGCGCCGTCAGCATCGCCGGTGCGCTGGGTGTCAGTGAGTTGATCATCAGCCTCACCATCATTGCCGCCGGTACGTCGCTGCCAGAAGTAGCCACATCGATCATCGCCGGGCTGCGCGGCGAGCGCGATATCGCGGTCGGCAACGTGGTCGGCAGCAACCTGTTCAACATCCTCGTGGTCGTGGGCACGGCCGCCACGGTGTCGAGGGACGGGCTTCTGGTTGCGGCTCCCGCGATCAACTTCGACATTCCGGTCATGGTGGCGGCGGCGGTGTTGTGCCTGCCTATCTTCTTCCTGAATTACCGGATCGCCCGATGGGAAGGCGCGCTGTTTCTCAGCTATTACATCTTCTACACACTGTACCTGGTGCTGGCGACATCGCAGCACGATGCGCTGCCGGCGTTCAGCATGCTGATGAAATACTTCGTCATACCGCTGACGTTCGGGACCGTCGGCTTTGCGCTCCTGCGCGAGATGCAGCGCCGGCGCGCGAACGGCACGAGTGCGTCCTGTTGA
- a CDS encoding calcium/sodium antiporter, translating to MTVLLFIAGIVVLVAGGELLVRGSARLAAATGISPLVVGLTVVAFGTSSPELAVSVQASMAGEVDIAVGNVVGSNIFNVLLILGFSAAVVPLVVSAQLVRLDVPIMIGISALLLLLSLDGLLSRAECILLAIGLVAYISLQIVLSRRSPYQTEDDPIDTGRPLINVLLILAGLGMLVLGSRWLVQAAVQIAESFGVTPLVIGLTIVAAGTSMPELATSVVAGVRGQRDIAVGNIIGSNIFNILAVLGISGALSPRGIPVSNAALTLDLPVMVAVAVLCVPIFRKHAITRWEGLLFVAYYVIYAGYLVLDSAKHEGLAEYRMIVLTTVLPLTLMTVLVFSSRRGRPGHG from the coding sequence ATGACGGTCCTGCTGTTCATCGCGGGGATCGTCGTACTCGTCGCTGGAGGCGAGCTGCTGGTGCGGGGCTCGGCGCGTCTCGCGGCCGCGACGGGCATCTCACCGCTCGTGGTGGGTCTCACTGTCGTAGCGTTCGGCACGAGCTCACCCGAGCTGGCCGTCAGTGTGCAGGCCAGCATGGCCGGTGAAGTGGACATCGCCGTAGGTAATGTCGTCGGCAGCAATATCTTCAACGTATTGCTGATCCTCGGTTTCTCGGCCGCTGTCGTACCCCTCGTCGTGTCCGCTCAGCTCGTCCGGCTGGACGTGCCGATCATGATCGGTATCTCCGCGCTGCTGCTGCTGCTTTCGCTCGACGGGCTGCTGAGCCGCGCCGAGTGCATACTGCTCGCCATCGGCCTCGTTGCCTACATCAGCCTGCAGATCGTGCTGAGCCGGCGATCTCCGTATCAGACAGAGGACGATCCTATCGATACAGGTCGACCGCTGATCAATGTCCTCCTGATCCTGGCAGGTCTCGGCATGCTGGTACTCGGGTCACGGTGGCTCGTGCAGGCGGCGGTGCAGATCGCGGAGTCGTTTGGTGTCACGCCGCTCGTCATAGGGCTCACGATCGTGGCTGCCGGCACATCGATGCCGGAGCTCGCAACCTCCGTGGTCGCGGGCGTGCGCGGCCAGCGCGACATCGCCGTCGGTAACATCATCGGCAGCAATATCTTCAACATCCTCGCCGTGCTCGGCATCTCCGGCGCACTGTCGCCGAGGGGAATCCCCGTCTCGAACGCCGCGCTGACACTGGATCTGCCCGTAATGGTCGCTGTCGCCGTGCTGTGCGTGCCCATCTTCAGGAAGCACGCGATCACGCGGTGGGAAGGCCTGCTGTTCGTGGCCTATTACGTGATCTATGCAGGCTACCTGGTCCTGGATTCCGCGAAGCACGAGGGCCTGGCGGAGTACCGCATGATCGTGCTGACAACGGTGCTGCCACTCACGCTGATGACCGTGCTGGTCTTCAGCTCCCGGCGCGGCAGGCCGGGCCACGGCTGA
- a CDS encoding N-acetylmuramoyl-L-alanine amidase-like domain-containing protein — protein sequence MRTSDRSDVRHVRVLFAACAVALTACSGAEEQAESVERTGEEAAAVTPAFDVTEQPADSIAFEETIAWARANQVDTLPIGEAIAALGRTFVGTPYIPQTLELEGDERLIVNLRELDCVTFIENMLAIARVLRAGTPDYDSFKRELVRIRYRDGVLSGYASRLHYFSEWIADNEEKGIVDDVTLAIGGVPDTGGISFMTRNAEAYRQLSDPSVVDEIRTIETTLTGRERHFIPQDAIEPIAQNIRNGDIIAATSTLEGLDVAHTGYALWVDGRLHLMHAPLIGSVVEISELPLADRLQRIDAQDGIMVARPL from the coding sequence ATGAGAACATCGGATCGATCGGACGTACGCCATGTGCGTGTTTTGTTCGCAGCGTGCGCAGTCGCGCTGACCGCGTGTAGCGGCGCTGAGGAACAAGCTGAATCGGTCGAGAGGACGGGCGAGGAGGCGGCGGCGGTCACGCCGGCGTTCGACGTGACGGAACAGCCGGCGGACTCGATCGCGTTCGAGGAGACGATCGCGTGGGCGCGGGCAAACCAGGTCGATACGCTGCCGATCGGGGAGGCGATCGCCGCGCTGGGCCGGACGTTCGTCGGCACGCCGTACATCCCGCAGACCCTGGAGCTCGAGGGCGACGAGCGGCTGATCGTGAACCTGCGCGAGCTCGACTGCGTGACGTTCATCGAGAACATGCTCGCGATCGCGCGCGTCCTGCGCGCGGGCACGCCCGATTATGACAGCTTCAAGCGTGAGCTCGTGCGGATCCGCTACCGCGATGGTGTTCTGTCGGGGTACGCGAGCCGGCTCCACTACTTCAGTGAGTGGATCGCCGACAACGAAGAGAAGGGAATCGTCGACGATGTGACGCTGGCGATCGGCGGGGTTCCGGACACTGGTGGCATCAGCTTCATGACACGCAACGCGGAGGCGTACCGGCAGCTGTCGGATCCGTCGGTCGTCGATGAGATCCGTACGATCGAGACGACGCTCACCGGCCGCGAGCGGCATTTCATCCCGCAGGACGCGATCGAGCCGATCGCACAGAACATCCGCAATGGTGACATCATCGCCGCGACAAGCACGCTCGAGGGGCTGGACGTCGCGCACACGGGGTATGCCCTCTGGGTCGACGGCCGTCTCCATCTGATGCACGCGCCGCTCATCGGGAGTGTCGTGGAGATCAGCGAGCTGCCGCTGGCGGACAGACTGCAGAGGATCGATGCGCAGGACGGCATCATGGTGGCGCGTCCCCTCTGA
- a CDS encoding MFS transporter: protein MRGSGDRPSSGAARERAAQVGRRLKGSPVAVLFMAVLVDMLGFGIVIPVLPFYALEMGATALEVTLLIASFSAMQMAATPIWGRVSDTRGRRPLIIAGLFASAVSYLIFGLANSLALLLLSRLAAGAAGGTISVAHAYIADTTKAEQRAHGMGLIGAAAGLGVMLGPAIGGFFSEISLAAPGYVAAGLCALNGIAAIFFLPESRPKEKRMAKRTGQTATIGGWARTLASPPLSTVLGVYFLGITSFTAMTALLALYFEAEFAIGAREMGFLFAIAGGVTVVVRGVVLGRLVRRFGEIATVRVGAVSLGLSLLLIPIVPAFGWAMAVVPFYAFGAGTLFPALATLTSFASDADSQGSVLGGSQLVGGLGRVAGPLWAGFLFQEIALDTPFHVAAALTALALILSARIPNTLQSRRGEPAPGAAEQKAVVP from the coding sequence ATGCGAGGGAGCGGGGATCGGCCGTCGTCCGGTGCTGCGCGGGAGCGTGCCGCGCAGGTCGGACGACGGCTGAAGGGATCGCCCGTCGCGGTCCTGTTCATGGCGGTGCTGGTCGACATGCTCGGCTTCGGCATCGTCATTCCCGTGTTGCCGTTCTATGCGCTGGAGATGGGGGCGACGGCGCTGGAGGTCACGCTGCTGATCGCGTCGTTCTCCGCAATGCAGATGGCGGCGACGCCGATCTGGGGGCGCGTGTCGGACACGCGCGGGCGGCGACCGCTGATCATCGCCGGGCTGTTCGCATCGGCTGTATCGTACCTGATCTTCGGTCTGGCGAACTCGCTGGCGCTGCTGCTGCTGTCGCGACTGGCCGCGGGCGCGGCGGGCGGCACGATCTCCGTCGCGCACGCGTACATCGCCGACACGACGAAAGCGGAGCAGCGCGCGCACGGTATGGGCCTGATCGGCGCCGCCGCCGGACTCGGTGTGATGCTCGGACCGGCGATCGGCGGCTTCTTCAGCGAGATCAGCCTGGCGGCCCCCGGATACGTGGCAGCGGGCCTGTGCGCGCTGAACGGGATCGCGGCGATCTTCTTCCTTCCGGAGTCGCGACCGAAGGAGAAGCGCATGGCGAAGCGTACCGGGCAGACCGCTACGATCGGCGGCTGGGCGCGCACGCTCGCGAGTCCGCCGCTGTCCACCGTCCTCGGCGTGTACTTCCTCGGCATCACGTCGTTCACGGCCATGACGGCGCTGCTTGCGCTGTACTTCGAGGCGGAATTCGCGATCGGCGCGCGCGAGATGGGCTTTCTCTTCGCCATCGCCGGCGGCGTGACGGTGGTCGTTCGCGGCGTGGTGCTCGGCCGGCTCGTGCGCCGCTTCGGCGAGATCGCGACGGTCCGGGTGGGGGCCGTGTCGCTCGGCCTGAGCCTCCTGCTGATCCCCATTGTCCCGGCGTTCGGCTGGGCAATGGCGGTCGTGCCGTTCTACGCATTCGGTGCCGGCACCCTGTTCCCCGCGCTCGCGACGCTCACATCGTTCGCGAGCGATGCCGATTCCCAGGGCTCCGTCCTCGGCGGCAGCCAGCTGGTCGGCGGGCTCGGCCGCGTCGCGGGACCGCTCTGGGCAGGCTTCCTGTTCCAGGAGATCGCGCTCGATACCCCGTTCCACGTGGCTGCCGCGCTGACCGCACTGGCGTTGATCCTCTCCGCGCGCATTCCGAATACACTGCAGTCGCGCCGCGGCGAACCGGCGCCCGGTGCGGCCGAGCAAAAAGCAGTGGTTCCATAG
- a CDS encoding NAD(P)H-quinone oxidoreductase — MRAIVITRAGGPDVLVLRDVAAPEPGPRQIRVRVHATAVNRADLLQRAGNYPAPTDVPQDIPGLEYAGTVEGLGAGVTRWIEGDRVMGLVGGGGYSEYIITHEDEALPVPASLSLTEAAAVPEAFITAHDALITRMQLRPGESLLIHAVGSGVGTAALQLAKAHDAFVLGTQRSAWKLERARSLGLDVPILAEAADFADQVMRRMSERSDADEQPGVHGILDLVGGGYLAGNLRAIRELGRIIVVGLVAGAKSELDMRLLLRKRATLVGTVLRARSLEEKIDAVHAFTRDVMPLLDAGSVKPVIDEVLPLAQAARAHEMVEGNGTYGKVVLEIGS; from the coding sequence ATGCGCGCCATTGTCATCACACGTGCGGGTGGCCCGGATGTGCTGGTGCTGCGCGACGTCGCCGCGCCCGAGCCCGGTCCGCGGCAGATCCGCGTGCGCGTGCATGCGACGGCGGTCAACCGCGCGGATCTGCTCCAGCGCGCGGGCAACTACCCCGCACCGACGGATGTGCCACAGGACATCCCGGGCCTGGAGTACGCCGGAACGGTCGAGGGCCTGGGCGCCGGAGTGACGCGCTGGATCGAGGGCGATCGCGTCATGGGCCTGGTCGGCGGCGGCGGATACTCCGAGTACATCATCACGCACGAGGATGAGGCGCTGCCCGTGCCGGCGTCGCTGTCGCTCACCGAAGCCGCGGCGGTGCCCGAAGCGTTCATCACCGCGCACGACGCGCTGATCACGCGGATGCAGCTGCGGCCCGGCGAGTCCCTCCTCATCCACGCCGTCGGCAGCGGCGTCGGGACTGCCGCACTCCAGCTTGCAAAGGCGCATGATGCATTCGTGCTCGGCACGCAGCGCAGCGCGTGGAAGCTGGAGCGCGCACGATCACTGGGACTGGACGTCCCGATCCTGGCGGAAGCGGCCGACTTCGCAGATCAGGTGATGCGTCGCATGAGCGAACGCTCCGACGCTGACGAGCAACCCGGCGTCCACGGCATCCTCGACCTCGTCGGCGGCGGCTACCTGGCCGGCAACCTGCGCGCGATACGGGAGCTCGGCCGCATCATCGTCGTCGGACTCGTCGCCGGCGCGAAGAGCGAGCTCGACATGCGTCTGCTGCTCCGGAAGCGCGCGACGCTCGTTGGCACCGTACTGCGCGCGCGTTCGCTGGAGGAAAAGATCGACGCGGTACACGCGTTTACGCGGGACGTGATGCCGCTGCTCGACGCCGGGTCGGTGAAGCCCGTGATCGACGAGGTACTGCCGCTCGCACAGGCCGCACGCGCGCACGAGATGGTCGAGGGTAACGGAACGTACGGCAAGGTCGTGCTGGAGATCGGTAGCTGA